Proteins found in one Enterococcus sp. 9D6_DIV0238 genomic segment:
- a CDS encoding TetR/AcrR family transcriptional regulator, whose translation MSKKTDLRVKRTHKMIIEAFFHLVEEKGYDCITIQDIADEAMINRATFYAHFKDKQDLYEQIFDFAVNAFTSVIDTEQIIVKNRIKVKQIEFLLTHIYINIQKNKNFFLTIMDGSSNELLRKKLAEIIYDKYADIFSKLKITENEIEVPIDFIIEYMTSIFTGTLHWWITSNTDMSPNHLARLVIKLVGNGHLTVLGIEIDK comes from the coding sequence ATGTCGAAGAAAACAGACCTGCGGGTAAAGCGAACACACAAAATGATCATCGAAGCTTTCTTTCATTTAGTTGAGGAAAAAGGATATGATTGTATCACGATCCAAGACATTGCAGATGAAGCGATGATCAATCGCGCGACTTTTTATGCTCATTTTAAAGATAAACAGGATCTTTATGAACAAATTTTTGATTTTGCCGTCAATGCCTTTACTTCTGTCATCGATACGGAACAAATCATTGTAAAAAATCGAATCAAAGTCAAACAAATTGAATTTCTTCTCACACATATTTATATCAATATCCAAAAAAATAAAAACTTTTTTTTAACGATCATGGATGGTAGTTCTAATGAATTGCTGCGAAAGAAATTAGCAGAAATCATTTATGATAAATATGCAGATATTTTCTCCAAGCTAAAAATCACCGAAAACGAGATCGAAGTTCCAATCGATTTCATTATTGAATACATGACATCGATTTTTACAGGAACGCTCCATTGGTGGATTACAAGTAACACAGACATGTCGCCAAATCATTTGGCCAGACTTGTTATTAAATTGGTTGGAAACGGACACCTGACCGTTCTAGGGATCGAGATCGATAAATAG
- a CDS encoding DUF2969 domain-containing protein, producing the protein MSKKNKDIEVRIEESQKKINGEQLTINTLMIGKKEIGQVVTQAEKKFAVLIDGRNEATVKTLDEAIEYVIRQWNLND; encoded by the coding sequence ATGTCTAAAAAGAATAAAGATATTGAAGTACGAATAGAAGAGAGTCAAAAAAAGATCAATGGTGAACAGCTGACTATCAATACTTTAATGATCGGCAAAAAAGAAATTGGTCAAGTTGTTACACAAGCTGAAAAAAAATTCGCAGTATTGATCGACGGACGAAATGAAGCGACAGTCAAAACGCTGGATGAAGCGATCGAATACGTGATTCGTCAATGGAATTTGAACGACTAA
- a CDS encoding class D sortase, which yields MKKLKRVGAFIYVPLLFMFFGYLTIYIIGAPVINFASSAVELISLNDAPSFEQKGNNLFAERSQEKKQASNNQSTDSAQTETGQTADQTGTTQASGTEALASTTVVYPTGGDQFGEVVIDKVGINEPLYYGDSEEILRLGAGQYIGSMIPGDLGTTLIGGHNMPSFGKIYYLEPGDEVKVHTHYGDYTYQVTEVKIANYKDPSINTKLGDRTKRSLILYTCYPLDAIGLTPERVFVSADYVSGPIIDEKS from the coding sequence ATGAAAAAATTAAAAAGAGTAGGGGCATTTATTTATGTGCCTCTTCTCTTTATGTTTTTTGGCTATTTAACCATATATATTATTGGTGCACCTGTCATTAATTTTGCTTCTTCTGCTGTCGAATTGATTTCGTTGAATGATGCTCCTTCTTTTGAACAAAAAGGAAACAACCTGTTTGCCGAAAGAAGTCAAGAAAAAAAGCAAGCATCAAACAACCAGTCGACAGATTCTGCACAGACCGAAACAGGACAAACAGCTGACCAAACAGGAACGACTCAAGCCTCTGGAACAGAAGCTTTAGCATCCACGACCGTCGTCTATCCGACAGGCGGAGATCAGTTTGGAGAAGTTGTTATTGATAAAGTTGGGATTAATGAACCACTATATTATGGAGATAGTGAAGAAATTTTGCGTTTAGGCGCAGGTCAATACATTGGCAGTATGATTCCAGGAGATTTAGGAACAACATTGATCGGCGGGCATAATATGCCTTCTTTCGGGAAAATCTATTATTTAGAGCCAGGAGATGAAGTCAAGGTTCATACTCATTATGGGGATTATACATATCAAGTAACGGAAGTCAAAATTGCGAATTATAAAGATCCATCAATCAATACGAAGCTAGGTGACCGTACGAAACGTTCACTGATTTTATACACCTGCTATCCATTGGATGCGATTGGCTTAACACCAGAACGTGTATTTGTTTCTGCAGATTATGTGTCTGGACCGATTATTGATGAAAAATCATAA